Proteins encoded in a region of the Desulfovermiculus halophilus DSM 18834 genome:
- the radC gene encoding RadC family protein: MSDQPHYIGHRKRLKERFRQDRSSLADYELLELLLAYGLPRRDTKPLAKDLLQRFGSLKGVFTARQEELREVEGFGPGLETFWGVWQEFWARLQESPLRRKEMLCTPGTVAEMACSRIGHQPVESFWAALVDNKNRLISFVQVSQGTVDQALVYSREIMALALKWQASGVILIHNHPGGDPTPSVQDKDLTRRVQKAAGEIGLRVLDHVVVAEESYYSFQERGLL; the protein is encoded by the coding sequence ATGTCTGACCAGCCTCACTACATCGGCCACCGCAAGCGCCTGAAGGAACGCTTCCGCCAGGACCGGTCCAGCCTGGCCGACTACGAGCTCCTGGAGCTGCTGCTGGCCTACGGCCTGCCCCGCAGGGACACCAAGCCCCTGGCCAAGGATCTGCTTCAAAGGTTCGGCTCCCTGAAGGGAGTCTTTACCGCCCGCCAGGAAGAGCTGCGGGAGGTTGAGGGCTTCGGTCCGGGGCTGGAGACCTTCTGGGGAGTGTGGCAGGAGTTCTGGGCCCGGCTGCAGGAATCCCCCCTGCGGCGAAAAGAGATGCTCTGCACCCCCGGCACGGTCGCGGAAATGGCCTGTTCCCGAATCGGGCATCAGCCGGTGGAGAGCTTCTGGGCGGCCTTGGTGGACAACAAGAACCGGTTGATTTCTTTTGTTCAGGTCTCGCAGGGGACAGTGGATCAGGCATTGGTCTATTCCCGGGAGATCATGGCCCTAGCCCTGAAATGGCAGGCGTCTGGGGTCATTTTGATCCACAACCACCCTGGTGGAGATCCCACTCCCTCGGTACAGGACAAGGATTTGACCCGGCGGGTCCAGAAGGCGGCCGGGGAAATCGGGCTGAGGGTTCTGGACCATGTGGTGGTGGCGGAAGAGAGCTACTACAGCTTTCAGGAGAGAGGATTGCTGTAG
- the lon gene encoding endopeptidase La, with amino-acid sequence MTDDKKNVNDDELNQYLQTEQGPAAQVVIQEEDGEDSERKMDFPAQMPLLAVRDIVVFNYMILPLFVGRDKSVKSIEAALNDKRYVFIATQKDDKVEEPGLDDVYHTGTVALIMRMLKMPDGRLKVLVQGLSRAKVTEVVQEDPHPVVNIEAISEQELEEIGPDAEAQMRTAREQSEKIISLRGMDPSEIMSVLNSVQEPGRLADLIASNLRMPTETAQAILEDVDPMERLKRVNRQLMKEVEVASLQSKIQNMAKEGMDKAQKEFFLREQLKAIKSELGEDESEDEEFEELRSKIDKAGMPKEVKKEVVKQLNRLENMHPDSSEATVIRTYLDWMVELPWKKTSKDQLDIKKAEKILHEDHYDLEKVKERILEYLSVRKLNPKMKGPILCFVGPPGVGKTSLGRSIARSLNRKFTRMSLGGMRDEAEIRGHRRTYIGSMPGRIIQGMKEAGTRNPVFMLDEIDKVGADFRGDPSSALLEVLDPEQNNTFTDHYLNVPYDLSKVMFVCTANILDTIPPALLDRMEVIRIPGYTEQEKIKIAKRYLLPRQIEENGLTEDKVSFSDQALSRIIRDYTRESGLRNLEREIGSVCRKVARQVAEGAEKSFRILPGNVSKYLGVPRYLEEEREKDLPAGVALGLAWTATGGEILHVEVSTLPGKGKLITTGQLGEVMKESAQAALSYARARSDRLNVNPDFAEKRDIHIHVPSGATPKEGPSAGVTLVMALLSALTNRPLRNDVAMTGEITLRGRVMPVGGIKEKILAAAAAGVKMVIIPAQNAKDLSEVPAELRKNLEVKTVEHIDEVWPLVCLEPSREEGCQAVNE; translated from the coding sequence ATGACAGATGACAAGAAAAACGTAAACGATGATGAATTGAACCAATACCTGCAGACTGAGCAGGGTCCCGCGGCCCAGGTGGTTATCCAGGAGGAGGACGGGGAGGATTCAGAACGCAAGATGGATTTCCCCGCCCAGATGCCCCTGCTGGCTGTCCGGGACATCGTTGTTTTCAACTATATGATCCTGCCCCTGTTCGTGGGCCGGGACAAGTCGGTCAAGTCCATTGAAGCGGCTTTGAACGACAAGCGCTATGTGTTCATCGCCACTCAGAAGGATGACAAGGTCGAGGAGCCGGGACTGGACGATGTCTATCACACCGGCACGGTGGCCTTGATCATGCGCATGCTGAAGATGCCCGACGGCCGGCTCAAGGTGCTGGTCCAGGGCCTTTCCCGGGCCAAGGTCACCGAGGTTGTCCAAGAGGATCCCCATCCTGTGGTCAACATCGAGGCCATTTCCGAGCAGGAGCTGGAAGAGATCGGCCCGGACGCCGAAGCCCAGATGCGCACCGCCCGGGAGCAGAGCGAAAAGATCATCTCCCTGCGGGGAATGGACCCTTCAGAGATCATGTCGGTGTTAAACAGTGTGCAGGAGCCGGGGCGATTGGCCGATCTGATCGCGTCCAACCTGCGGATGCCCACGGAAACCGCCCAGGCCATTCTGGAAGACGTGGATCCCATGGAGCGCTTGAAAAGGGTCAACCGGCAGCTGATGAAGGAGGTGGAGGTCGCCTCCCTGCAGAGCAAGATCCAAAACATGGCCAAGGAGGGCATGGACAAGGCTCAGAAGGAGTTCTTCCTCCGGGAGCAGCTCAAGGCCATCAAGTCCGAGCTGGGTGAGGACGAGAGCGAGGACGAGGAGTTCGAGGAGCTGCGGTCCAAGATCGACAAGGCCGGGATGCCCAAGGAGGTCAAGAAAGAGGTGGTCAAGCAGTTAAACCGCCTGGAGAACATGCATCCCGACTCCTCAGAGGCCACAGTCATCCGCACCTATCTGGACTGGATGGTGGAGCTGCCGTGGAAGAAAACGTCCAAGGACCAGCTGGATATCAAGAAGGCGGAAAAGATCCTGCACGAGGATCACTACGACCTGGAGAAGGTCAAGGAGCGCATCCTGGAGTACTTGAGCGTGCGCAAGCTCAATCCCAAGATGAAGGGACCGATCCTGTGCTTTGTGGGGCCGCCGGGTGTGGGCAAGACATCCCTGGGCCGGTCCATTGCCAGGAGCCTGAACCGGAAGTTCACGCGCATGTCCCTGGGCGGCATGCGGGATGAGGCCGAGATCCGCGGCCATCGCCGAACATATATCGGGTCCATGCCCGGACGGATCATCCAGGGCATGAAGGAGGCCGGCACCAGGAACCCGGTGTTCATGCTGGACGAGATCGACAAGGTCGGGGCCGACTTCCGGGGCGATCCGTCCTCCGCCCTGCTGGAGGTCCTGGACCCGGAGCAGAACAACACCTTTACCGATCACTACCTGAACGTGCCCTACGATCTGTCCAAGGTCATGTTCGTGTGCACGGCCAATATCCTGGATACCATCCCTCCGGCTCTTCTGGACCGGATGGAGGTTATCCGCATCCCGGGCTATACGGAGCAGGAAAAGATCAAGATCGCCAAGCGCTATCTCCTGCCCAGGCAGATCGAGGAGAACGGGCTGACAGAGGACAAGGTCTCCTTCAGCGATCAGGCCCTATCCCGGATCATTCGGGACTATACCCGGGAGTCCGGGCTGCGTAATCTGGAACGGGAGATCGGGTCTGTCTGCCGCAAGGTCGCCCGGCAGGTGGCCGAGGGGGCGGAGAAGTCCTTTCGCATCCTGCCCGGCAATGTCTCCAAGTATCTGGGCGTGCCCCGTTATCTGGAAGAGGAGCGGGAGAAGGACCTGCCTGCCGGCGTGGCCCTTGGGCTGGCCTGGACCGCAACCGGGGGCGAGATCCTGCATGTGGAGGTCTCCACCCTGCCTGGAAAGGGCAAGCTGATCACCACCGGGCAGCTGGGGGAGGTGATGAAGGAGAGCGCCCAGGCCGCTTTGAGTTATGCCCGGGCTAGGTCCGACCGGCTGAACGTCAATCCGGACTTTGCCGAGAAGCGGGACATCCATATCCATGTCCCGTCCGGAGCCACGCCCAAGGAAGGCCCGTCAGCCGGGGTGACCCTGGTCATGGCCCTGCTTTCGGCCCTGACCAACCGGCCCTTGCGCAATGATGTGGCCATGACCGGAGAGATCACCCTCCGCGGCCGGGTCATGCCGGTCGGAGGGATCAAGGAAAAGATCCTGGCCGCAGCCGCTGCCGGGGTGAAGATGGTCATCATTCCGGCCCAGAACGCCAAGGACCTGAGCGAGGTCCCGGCCGAGCTGCGCAAGAACTTGGAGGTCAAGACCGTGGAGCATATCGACGAGGTCTGGCCCCTGGTTTGCCTGGAGCCGTCCCGGGAGGAAGGCTGCCAGGCGGTAAACGAGTAG
- a CDS encoding nucleotidyltransferase family protein, with protein sequence MFGLNYSTLAIIIQEIQKFAQIQEAIVFGSRAKGTSTPGSDIDIAVKGPNISSQTVDKLRRILNEEAPIPHHVDIVHYEKITNHSLREHIDRVGKALPLQAKRGE encoded by the coding sequence ATGTTCGGGCTCAACTATTCCACCCTGGCCATCATCATTCAAGAAATTCAGAAATTCGCCCAAATCCAGGAAGCAATAGTCTTTGGATCCCGGGCCAAAGGAACCTCCACCCCCGGGTCGGACATAGACATTGCCGTCAAAGGCCCCAACATCTCATCCCAGACGGTGGACAAACTGCGCCGGATATTGAATGAAGAAGCGCCGATCCCCCATCACGTGGACATTGTCCATTATGAGAAAATCACAAACCACAGCCTTCGGGAGCATATCGACAGGGTAGGGAAAGCTCTGCCGCTTCAAGCAAAAAGGGGCGAATGA
- a CDS encoding nucleotidyltransferase substrate binding protein has translation MSNHEPDIRWKQRFQNFERAYLQLKAPVMEVENLSDLEKEGLVQRFEYTFELAWKTLKDYLQEQAVDARFPREVIKESFHYGLIDDGELWMDMLAKRNMMAHTYEQAAFRQAVSDIVFSFYPAITSLYQYLRQKI, from the coding sequence ATGTCCAACCACGAACCCGACATCCGCTGGAAACAGCGATTTCAAAATTTTGAAAGGGCCTATCTCCAGCTCAAGGCACCTGTCATGGAGGTCGAGAACCTGTCCGATCTGGAAAAAGAGGGATTGGTTCAAAGATTTGAGTACACCTTTGAGCTGGCTTGGAAAACACTCAAAGACTATCTTCAGGAACAAGCGGTGGATGCCCGTTTTCCTCGGGAAGTGATCAAGGAATCCTTTCATTACGGACTCATTGACGATGGCGAGCTGTGGATGGATATGCTGGCCAAAAGGAACATGATGGCCCACACCTATGAGCAAGCTGCATTCAGGCAGGCGGTGAGTGATATCGTCTTCAGTTTCTATCCAGCCATCACCTCCCTTTATCAGTACCTGAGACAAAAAATCTAA
- a CDS encoding PqiC family protein → MKKLSICLLVLLVSAVGCASSPPARFYLLNPAAGGQEPHPEQQAAEQIGLQVQVPDYLDRPQIVVREGENRLSLSELDRWAEPLSRMITRVLSQELAAGPSPVRVNTPGSSEDDMRIWVQILRLDGKPRGRVHLSADWRIASTRMDNAQSDSFSTTVPAPAQDMDSLVQAHEQAIQELAANLREALSRTR, encoded by the coding sequence ATGAAAAAGCTCAGCATCTGTCTCTTGGTCCTGCTTGTGTCCGCCGTGGGCTGCGCCTCCTCCCCACCGGCCAGGTTCTATCTGCTCAATCCCGCTGCAGGCGGCCAGGAACCTCATCCGGAACAGCAGGCGGCCGAACAGATCGGCCTTCAGGTCCAGGTTCCGGACTACCTGGATCGGCCCCAGATCGTGGTCCGGGAAGGTGAAAACCGACTTTCCCTGTCCGAGCTGGACCGCTGGGCCGAGCCCCTGTCCAGGATGATCACCAGAGTGCTCAGCCAGGAGCTGGCCGCTGGCCCATCACCGGTCCGGGTCAATACGCCCGGTTCATCCGAAGACGACATGCGGATCTGGGTCCAGATCCTGCGCCTGGACGGAAAGCCCAGGGGCAGGGTGCATCTTAGCGCCGACTGGCGAATTGCCTCAACCAGAATGGACAACGCTCAGAGCGACTCCTTTTCAACCACAGTTCCCGCCCCTGCTCAGGACATGGACAGCCTTGTCCAGGCTCATGAACAGGCGATCCAGGAGCTGGCTGCAAACCTGCGGGAGGCGTTGAGCAGGACACGGTAG
- a CDS encoding putative toxin-antitoxin system toxin component, PIN family, with protein MTSKVFIIDTNVLAAGLITANPAAPTARIVDAMLSGQLFYLLSKELLLEYRNVLLRPKLTSLHGLCEPEIDNFLLEITANAIWREVSADTRHQSPDPQDIHLWALLDSEPNAVLITGDRLLIDQPQPESSVISPATWAEVFGQ; from the coding sequence ATGACATCCAAGGTCTTTATCATAGACACCAATGTCCTGGCTGCCGGGCTGATTACTGCAAACCCCGCCGCCCCAACAGCCAGAATTGTGGATGCTATGCTCAGTGGCCAACTCTTCTACCTCCTATCCAAGGAATTGCTGCTTGAATATCGAAATGTCCTGCTGCGTCCCAAGCTCACCTCGCTGCACGGACTTTGTGAGCCGGAAATAGACAATTTTCTCCTTGAGATAACTGCAAACGCCATTTGGCGCGAGGTATCAGCCGACACCCGGCACCAGTCACCCGATCCGCAGGACATCCACCTGTGGGCCCTTCTGGACTCAGAGCCGAACGCAGTCTTAATCACTGGAGACCGTTTGCTTATTGATCAGCCACAGCCGGAAAGCTCGGTCATTTCTCCGGCAACCTGGGCTGAAGTTTTTGGGCAATAG
- a CDS encoding ribbon-helix-helix protein, CopG family: MSRLTITLSDEVHQALKQTAVRQGRSIGQIIEESLRLRGIKDMDNARQLLARARSHARCTEDEALQLTVQETRAQRTT; encoded by the coding sequence ATGAGCCGCCTGACCATTACTCTCAGCGACGAGGTGCACCAGGCCCTGAAACAAACCGCCGTCCGGCAAGGACGCAGCATAGGGCAGATTATTGAGGAGAGCCTGCGTCTGCGTGGGATAAAAGATATGGACAACGCCCGGCAGCTCCTCGCCCGGGCCCGGTCGCACGCACGGTGCACAGAAGATGAGGCGCTTCAGTTGACTGTACAGGAAACCCGAGCTCAGCGGACCACATGA
- a CDS encoding MlaD family protein: MPSLRTQTTIGLFVLGGLALAVAAVTILGSGRLFSDNSRYVLFFRDSVSGLNVGAPVMFRGVKVGQVTDIRLSADTDGTNVTIPVIVEIKPFDLYGRGSSHGLDQTMDRLIANGLRGQLALHSLVTGQYYVSLDLHPKSKPPASRNTSSYPEIPTIPSSLQELTTQVSELPVQEMTRQLSRILARVDRFLASGDLEQSLASLRTTLENTEQISARLKQDLPTTLASIRSASDSANHLVGQAESDLARVSASLTQAADQAEQVLTTADQSIGPLLSSLEQTFTSAGSTLEQTRASLSQLSRLLSRDSGLNRELVQTLNTFQDAAKSVENLTDYLERHPEALLRGKGRY; encoded by the coding sequence ATGCCCTCTCTGCGCACCCAAACCACCATCGGTCTCTTTGTCCTCGGCGGCCTGGCCCTGGCTGTCGCGGCCGTAACCATCCTGGGCAGCGGCCGCCTGTTTTCGGACAACAGCCGCTATGTCCTCTTCTTTCGGGATTCGGTCAGCGGGCTGAACGTGGGCGCCCCGGTCATGTTCCGGGGGGTAAAGGTGGGGCAGGTAACCGACATCCGCCTCTCAGCCGATACCGACGGCACAAATGTCACCATACCGGTCATCGTGGAGATCAAGCCTTTCGACCTCTACGGCCGGGGCTCCTCTCACGGGCTGGACCAAACCATGGACCGGCTCATCGCCAACGGCCTGCGCGGGCAATTGGCCCTGCACAGCCTGGTTACCGGGCAGTACTATGTCTCCCTGGATCTGCATCCAAAATCCAAGCCCCCCGCCAGCCGGAACACCTCCAGCTACCCGGAGATCCCGACCATCCCCTCCAGTCTGCAGGAACTGACCACTCAGGTCTCCGAGCTTCCGGTGCAGGAAATGACCCGTCAGCTGAGCCGGATTCTGGCCCGAGTGGACCGCTTCCTGGCCAGCGGCGATCTGGAACAGAGCCTGGCCTCTCTGCGCACCACCCTTGAAAACACAGAACAAATCAGCGCCCGGCTGAAACAGGACCTGCCCACCACCCTGGCCTCCATCCGATCGGCCTCGGACTCCGCGAATCATCTAGTAGGCCAGGCCGAGTCCGACTTGGCCCGGGTCAGCGCCAGCCTGACCCAAGCCGCGGATCAGGCCGAGCAGGTGCTGACCACCGCGGATCAGAGCATCGGCCCCCTGCTCTCCAGCCTGGAGCAGACCTTCACCTCGGCCGGGTCCACCCTGGAGCAGACCCGGGCCTCCCTCTCCCAGCTCAGCAGACTGCTCAGCCGGGATTCCGGCTTGAACCGGGAGCTGGTTCAGACCCTGAACACGTTTCAGGACGCGGCCAAATCGGTGGAAAATCTGACCGATTACCTGGAACGCCACCCCGAGGCCCTATTGCGGGGCAAGGGAAGGTATTAA
- a CDS encoding GumC family protein, translating into MNTENTNTAFTSHAEPEEEVHLKDYLEVIWRRRWMIVLTVCIIAAATAAFTMIQHPVYQATSLLQIQEEDGNGLNLENMLDFSMTGMGKTEELLSTEQEVLKSRPVISGAVTLSDHQITIDTSRSLAARYWGKLQALKAALLGPENAGPERTALAPETKPLQINVERVARLARTLEYRIHIRPDGSYVLSDDQKNEVASCTIGSPCQTKLFSFTLTGTPPKTPQNYPVYIRPQNAAIEHLKNQFSVSPIRNTKMLRLNVSTSVPDRAQDILKSVISAYKEQKIAQKTQTASNALQFLSEQLDVSERRLEEATAKLKEFKEAHPLISIPENVKGTANQLTDVEKTLSTLNRQEKQARFLLNSLTQDNALDKESLYALGSALEQSAIQSLGEQLSKLQTERAALSQHYTQRHPRVEAINSQIAQVKSRIRSELRSAVQALKREQNAVQEDKEEIQTQLGHLPDAEQKLMDLQRQVSVYEETYSFLLEKKGELQITKASQSGNMWVVEPAHLQSNFVSPNPKRNMALSLVLGLMLGVGGAFFLAYMDDTLKTPNDLERLTSLPVLANINHFEEFKSTDSDDTGHANLKILHQPQSPEAESFRTLRSSLLFTGIDTPKRSFLVASSMPGTGKSTCISNLAAAMAQAGKKTLLIDADLRKPVQHQVFQFQRSPGLVNALLQDDLVAALTGTVHSTEQENLWVLTSGDLPPAPNELLTSDRMVELLDMCVQNYDYVLIDAPPLMAASDSLVLAQRVDALLYVLRSGVTRRGTFQETMKSFASLAHKFVGIIINDVDLRKERYYYYYYYQYYYKEGYGGEKKKRRGSKGKRKGESSRRKTVDS; encoded by the coding sequence ATGAACACTGAAAACACAAATACAGCTTTTACATCTCATGCTGAGCCGGAAGAAGAGGTTCACCTCAAGGACTATCTGGAAGTCATCTGGCGCCGGCGCTGGATGATCGTTCTCACTGTCTGCATCATAGCTGCAGCTACAGCTGCCTTCACTATGATCCAGCATCCTGTGTATCAAGCCACCTCCCTGCTGCAGATCCAGGAAGAGGACGGCAATGGCTTGAACCTGGAAAATATGCTTGACTTCAGCATGACCGGCATGGGCAAGACGGAAGAGCTGCTGTCGACTGAACAGGAGGTCCTTAAAAGCCGTCCGGTTATAAGCGGTGCTGTTACATTGAGCGACCACCAGATCACCATCGATACCAGCCGGAGCCTTGCAGCCCGGTATTGGGGCAAGCTGCAAGCCCTGAAGGCTGCACTTCTGGGCCCTGAAAACGCGGGCCCTGAACGAACTGCGTTGGCGCCAGAGACAAAACCTTTGCAGATCAATGTGGAACGGGTGGCCCGTCTGGCCAGGACCCTGGAATATCGTATTCATATCCGGCCTGACGGATCCTATGTCCTGTCCGATGATCAAAAAAATGAGGTAGCCTCCTGCACAATAGGCTCGCCTTGTCAAACCAAGCTTTTCTCCTTCACCCTGACCGGCACTCCGCCGAAGACACCGCAGAATTATCCCGTATATATCCGTCCCCAAAACGCAGCTATAGAACACCTCAAGAACCAGTTCAGCGTCTCTCCGATCCGAAACACCAAAATGCTCCGTCTGAACGTGAGCACATCCGTACCCGACCGGGCCCAGGACATTCTTAAGAGCGTGATCAGCGCTTACAAAGAACAAAAAATCGCTCAAAAAACCCAGACCGCATCCAACGCCCTGCAGTTCCTCTCTGAACAGCTGGATGTGTCAGAAAGGCGCCTTGAAGAAGCCACAGCCAAGCTCAAGGAGTTCAAAGAAGCCCATCCGCTGATTTCTATTCCGGAAAACGTCAAAGGTACCGCAAATCAACTGACTGATGTAGAAAAAACCCTGTCCACACTCAACCGTCAGGAAAAACAGGCCCGTTTTTTATTGAACAGCCTGACCCAGGACAATGCCCTGGACAAGGAATCATTGTATGCCCTGGGCTCAGCCCTGGAGCAGTCCGCAATCCAAAGTCTCGGAGAGCAGCTGAGCAAACTCCAGACCGAACGGGCTGCTCTGTCGCAGCACTACACCCAACGCCACCCCAGGGTGGAGGCGATAAACAGCCAGATAGCTCAGGTCAAAAGCAGGATTAGGTCTGAATTGCGCTCAGCGGTTCAGGCCTTGAAGCGGGAACAGAATGCTGTACAAGAAGACAAGGAGGAAATACAAACCCAGCTGGGGCACCTTCCTGATGCGGAACAAAAGCTCATGGATCTGCAGCGCCAGGTCTCGGTATACGAGGAGACCTACTCCTTTCTTTTGGAAAAAAAGGGTGAACTGCAGATCACCAAGGCCAGTCAAAGCGGAAACATGTGGGTTGTGGAGCCGGCTCATCTCCAGTCAAACTTTGTCTCCCCCAATCCCAAACGGAATATGGCCTTAAGCCTGGTCCTGGGGCTTATGCTTGGAGTCGGAGGGGCCTTTTTCCTTGCCTATATGGACGATACTTTAAAGACCCCCAACGACCTGGAACGACTGACCTCCTTGCCTGTTTTGGCCAATATCAATCACTTTGAAGAATTCAAATCCACAGACTCAGATGACACCGGACACGCAAACCTGAAGATCCTTCACCAGCCGCAATCTCCGGAAGCGGAGAGCTTCCGCACCCTGCGCAGCAGCCTGCTGTTCACCGGAATCGATACCCCCAAACGATCGTTTCTGGTGGCCAGCTCCATGCCCGGAACAGGCAAGAGCACCTGCATCTCCAACCTGGCCGCGGCCATGGCCCAGGCCGGGAAAAAGACTCTTCTCATCGACGCCGACCTGCGCAAGCCGGTCCAGCATCAGGTATTCCAGTTCCAGCGAAGCCCCGGTCTGGTCAATGCGTTGCTGCAGGATGACCTGGTAGCGGCCTTGACCGGCACCGTGCATTCCACAGAGCAGGAAAACCTGTGGGTGCTCACCAGTGGCGATCTGCCGCCGGCTCCAAATGAGCTCTTGACCTCGGACAGGATGGTCGAGCTTCTGGATATGTGCGTACAAAACTACGACTATGTGCTTATCGATGCCCCCCCGCTCATGGCCGCCAGCGATTCCCTGGTCCTGGCCCAGCGTGTGGATGCCCTCCTCTATGTCCTGCGCTCCGGGGTTACCCGCCGCGGGACCTTTCAGGAGACCATGAAGTCCTTTGCCTCCCTGGCCCACAAGTTTGTGGGCATCATCATCAACGACGTGGACCTGAGAAAGGAACGTTATTACTACTATTACTACTATCAGTATTACTACAAGGAAGGCTATGGAGGGGAGAAGAAAAAGCGCCGGGGATCGAAGGGAAAACGAAAAGGAGAAAGCAGCAGGCGGAAGACAGTGGACAGTTGA
- a CDS encoding polysaccharide biosynthesis/export family protein, with amino-acid sequence MHTTGVQTIEPTWSAFVAVASVCLLAAVLTGCAGFTSVMEGNQDYWATKGDSQIPPSQFKPKLVPITPELLIQQARKRQESKKSDNLDPLTVEDTDYAYHVGTWDQLKIGVWNHPEFSFSSGFLGQSSEGGEETYLVQSDGTIFFPYAGQMQIAGKTVEQIRKDLTKALSLYVEQPQIGIRVTGFNSKQVYVTGEVGNPTALPLTTKPMTLLDALHKAGDPTEIADERNARLTRNETTYTIDLLNTPPPVLSSIYMQDEDVLHLPDNKRQKAYVVGEVNKQVAASFIDGTLTLSEALSQAEGLNLFSANTRGVYVIRGFPLDRETTRRPSSENQVKTKLQNQMGLTKAQADKAVRDAERDMPVQPVVYQLDAEQASAMILAREFYLQPQDIVFVSSTGLTRWSRMISKLLPSVQSVRSIESMGN; translated from the coding sequence ATGCATACAACCGGAGTTCAAACCATCGAGCCCACGTGGTCCGCATTCGTTGCCGTCGCGTCCGTTTGCCTCCTGGCCGCTGTCCTCACCGGCTGCGCCGGCTTCACCTCGGTCATGGAAGGAAACCAAGACTATTGGGCGACCAAAGGCGATTCACAGATCCCCCCTTCCCAGTTCAAGCCCAAGCTGGTCCCTATCACCCCTGAGCTCCTGATCCAGCAGGCCCGGAAACGGCAGGAATCAAAAAAATCCGACAACTTGGACCCTCTAACCGTTGAGGACACGGACTACGCCTACCATGTGGGCACCTGGGATCAACTCAAGATAGGCGTTTGGAACCATCCTGAATTCTCCTTTTCATCCGGCTTTTTAGGCCAAAGCTCTGAAGGGGGGGAGGAAACCTATCTGGTCCAGAGCGATGGCACCATCTTCTTTCCCTATGCCGGCCAGATGCAGATCGCAGGCAAGACTGTGGAACAGATCCGCAAGGATTTGACCAAGGCGCTCTCGTTGTATGTTGAGCAGCCCCAGATTGGAATCCGGGTAACCGGTTTTAACAGCAAGCAGGTCTATGTGACCGGCGAGGTGGGCAACCCCACGGCCCTGCCTCTGACCACCAAGCCCATGACCCTTCTGGATGCGTTGCACAAGGCAGGGGATCCGACCGAAATCGCAGATGAGCGCAACGCCCGTCTGACCAGGAACGAAACGACCTATACCATCGATCTGCTCAATACCCCCCCCCCGGTCCTGAGCAGCATCTATATGCAGGACGAAGATGTATTGCACCTGCCGGACAATAAACGGCAGAAGGCCTATGTGGTGGGCGAGGTGAACAAGCAGGTGGCCGCCTCTTTTATCGATGGGACCCTGACCTTGTCCGAGGCCTTGAGCCAGGCTGAAGGCCTGAACCTGTTTTCGGCCAATACCCGGGGCGTTTATGTCATTCGCGGATTTCCCTTGGACCGGGAAACCACCCGGCGGCCGTCCTCAGAGAATCAGGTGAAAACCAAGCTCCAAAACCAGATGGGATTGACCAAAGCCCAGGCCGATAAGGCTGTCCGAGACGCGGAGCGGGACATGCCTGTCCAGCCTGTTGTCTATCAGCTCGATGCTGAGCAGGCATCGGCCATGATCCTGGCCCGGGAGTTCTACCTGCAGCCCCAGGACATCGTCTTTGTCTCCAGCACCGGGCTGACCCGCTGGAGCCGGATGATCAGCAAGCTGCTGCCCTCGGTGCAGTCTGTACGCAGCATAGAAAGCATGGGCAATTAA